One genomic window of Solanum dulcamara chromosome 12, daSolDulc1.2, whole genome shotgun sequence includes the following:
- the LOC129875887 gene encoding probable protein phosphatase 2C 52 isoform X1 — translation MGGCVSTSSSTCSSRSNGEKFSPECLGISMFSRKRIRRTFSDHAIALKHLSSIPNRIFTNGKSRTSCIYTQQGRKGVNQDAMIVWEDFMAEDVTFCGVFDGHGPHGHLVARKVRAALPLKLMSFLQSFESNGNGSATDCCNRNPELEVVDPDKDQVNADKVDTQWREAFLQSYKAMDKELRSQPNLDCFCSGSTAITLVKQGSNLYMGYIGDSRAILASKDDNDSMVAVQLTVDLKPDLPKEAERIKQCKGRVFALQDEPEVQRVWLPFDNAPGLAMARAFGDFCVKDYGVISVPEFSHRVLTERDKFIVLASDGVWDVLSNEEVVDIVSSAPTRSSAARILVDSAAREWKIKYPTSKMDDCAVVCLFLDGKMDLDSDNEEQCHSSAALKRDNSGIAAESDDGHHSEPSLQRNTTVRSAEENDVYKRVVAEADQETAITEDQKWSGLEGVARVNSLVQLPRFSDERQGP, via the exons ATGGGGGGTTGTGTGTCGACTAGCAGCAGTACTTGTAGTAGCAGGAGCAATGGAGAAAAATTTTCACCTGAATGTTTGGGAATAAGCATGTTTAGTCGAAAGAGGATTAGAAGAACTTTTTCTGATCATGCCATTGCATTGAAGCATCTGAGTTCGATTCCCAATCGGATTTTTACAAATGGCAAGAGCCGTACTTCTTGCATATACACACAACAAGGACGTAAAGGCGTTAACCAGGATGCCATGATCGTGTGGGAA GATTTCATGGCGGAAGATGTGACCTTTTGTGGAGTATTTGATGGCCATGGTCCACATGGTCATCTTGTTGCTCGCAAAGTAAGGGCTGCACTGCCCCTGAAGTTAATGTCCTTTTTGCAGTCATTTGAATCAAACGGCAATGGTTCTGCTACCGATTGCTGCAACAGGAATCCAGAATTGGAAGTTGTGGATCCTGATAAGGATCAAGTGAATGCGGATAAAGTAGACACTCAGTGGAGAGAAGCTTTTCTTCAATCATATAAGGCAATGGACAAAGAATTGAGGTCCCAACCTAATTTAGATTGCTTTTGCAGTGGTAGCACTGCTATTACTCTAGTAAAACAA GGTTCAAACCTTTATATGGGCTATATTGGTGATTCTCGGGCAATCTTGGCATCAAAGGATGACAATGATTCGATGGTCGCAGTCCAGTTGACTGTTGATCTGAAGCCTGATTTACCTA AGGAAGCTGAGAGGATAAAACAATGTAAAGGTCGGGTTTTCGCATTGCAAGATGAGCCAGAAGTGCAGAGAGTTTGGTTGCCATTTGATAATGCCCCTGGATTAGCAATGGCTCGAGCATTTGGCGATTTTTGTGTGAAGGACTATGGGGTAATATCTGTACCAGAATTTTCTCACCGGGTTCTTACAGAGAGAGACAAGTTCATTGTTCTTGCTTCTGATGGG GTTTGGGATGTCTTGAGCAACGAGGAAGTGGTCGATATTGTGTCATCAGCGCCTACACGATCATCAGCTGCCAGAATCCTAGTTGACTCTGCTGCACGCGAATGGAAAATCAAATATCCGACTTCAAAAATGGATGATTGTGCTGTTGTTTGCTTATTCTTGGATGGAAAGATGGACTTGGATTCTGACAATGAGGAGCAATGCCACTCTTCTGCTGCTCTTAAGAGAGACAATTCTGGTATCGCTGCTGAATCAGATGACGGGCACCACTCCGAGCCATCTCTACAGAGAAACACTACTGTCAGATCAGCCGAAGAGAATGATGTCTATAAACGGGTAGTAGCCGAAGCAGATCAAGAAACTGCAATAACAGAAGATCAGAAATGGTCAGGATTGGAAGGCGTTGCTCGAGTCAACTCTCTGGTTCAGCTTCCAAGATTCTCCGACGAGAGGCAAGGACCTTAA
- the LOC129875887 gene encoding probable protein phosphatase 2C 1 isoform X2 — MGGCVSTSSSTCSSRSNGEKFSPECLGISMFSRKRIRRTFSDHAIALKHLSSIPNRIFTNGKSRTSCIYTQQGRKGVNQDAMIVWEDFMAEDVTFCGVFDGHGPHGHLVARKVRAALPLKLMSFLQSFESNGNGSATDCCNRNPELEVVDPDKDQVNADKVDTQWREAFLQSYKAMDKELRSQPNLDCFCSGSTAITLVKQGSNLYMGYIGDSRAILASKDDNDSMVAVQLTVDLKPDLPKEAERIKQCKGRVFALQDEPEVQRVWLPFDNAPGLAMARAFGDFCVKDYGVISVPEFSHRVLTERDKFIVLASDGVWDVLSNEEVVDIVSSAPTRSSAARILVDSAAREWKIKYPTSKMDDCAVVCLFLDGKMDLDSDNEEQCHSSAALKRDNSGIAAESDDGHHSEPSLQRNTTVRSAEENDVYKRVVAEADQETAITEDQKWSGLEGVARVNSLVQLPRFSDERPLQ, encoded by the exons ATGGGGGGTTGTGTGTCGACTAGCAGCAGTACTTGTAGTAGCAGGAGCAATGGAGAAAAATTTTCACCTGAATGTTTGGGAATAAGCATGTTTAGTCGAAAGAGGATTAGAAGAACTTTTTCTGATCATGCCATTGCATTGAAGCATCTGAGTTCGATTCCCAATCGGATTTTTACAAATGGCAAGAGCCGTACTTCTTGCATATACACACAACAAGGACGTAAAGGCGTTAACCAGGATGCCATGATCGTGTGGGAA GATTTCATGGCGGAAGATGTGACCTTTTGTGGAGTATTTGATGGCCATGGTCCACATGGTCATCTTGTTGCTCGCAAAGTAAGGGCTGCACTGCCCCTGAAGTTAATGTCCTTTTTGCAGTCATTTGAATCAAACGGCAATGGTTCTGCTACCGATTGCTGCAACAGGAATCCAGAATTGGAAGTTGTGGATCCTGATAAGGATCAAGTGAATGCGGATAAAGTAGACACTCAGTGGAGAGAAGCTTTTCTTCAATCATATAAGGCAATGGACAAAGAATTGAGGTCCCAACCTAATTTAGATTGCTTTTGCAGTGGTAGCACTGCTATTACTCTAGTAAAACAA GGTTCAAACCTTTATATGGGCTATATTGGTGATTCTCGGGCAATCTTGGCATCAAAGGATGACAATGATTCGATGGTCGCAGTCCAGTTGACTGTTGATCTGAAGCCTGATTTACCTA AGGAAGCTGAGAGGATAAAACAATGTAAAGGTCGGGTTTTCGCATTGCAAGATGAGCCAGAAGTGCAGAGAGTTTGGTTGCCATTTGATAATGCCCCTGGATTAGCAATGGCTCGAGCATTTGGCGATTTTTGTGTGAAGGACTATGGGGTAATATCTGTACCAGAATTTTCTCACCGGGTTCTTACAGAGAGAGACAAGTTCATTGTTCTTGCTTCTGATGGG GTTTGGGATGTCTTGAGCAACGAGGAAGTGGTCGATATTGTGTCATCAGCGCCTACACGATCATCAGCTGCCAGAATCCTAGTTGACTCTGCTGCACGCGAATGGAAAATCAAATATCCGACTTCAAAAATGGATGATTGTGCTGTTGTTTGCTTATTCTTGGATGGAAAGATGGACTTGGATTCTGACAATGAGGAGCAATGCCACTCTTCTGCTGCTCTTAAGAGAGACAATTCTGGTATCGCTGCTGAATCAGATGACGGGCACCACTCCGAGCCATCTCTACAGAGAAACACTACTGTCAGATCAGCCGAAGAGAATGATGTCTATAAACGGGTAGTAGCCGAAGCAGATCAAGAAACTGCAATAACAGAAGATCAGAAATGGTCAGGATTGGAAGGCGTTGCTCGAGTCAACTCTCTGGTTCAGCTTCCAAGATTCTCCGACGAGAG